In the genome of cyanobacterium endosymbiont of Braarudosphaera bigelowii, one region contains:
- a CDS encoding iron uptake porin encodes MLKLLWKTLLVSPALMGAVLSISAPANAAEGLSDIEIAKGQDNLLEKLENYSQEGQLNTNDQVTSVSELRDVAPTDWAYEALRSLVERYGCIVGYPDRTFRGNRATSRWEFAAGLNACLNTMERLIQENVAVLREDIEKLKRLMQEFEAELAALGARVDNLEGRVSFLEDHQFSTTTKLVGEVIMAATAAGGSRSSEDNQAVLQDRIRLSFNTSFSGEDLLVTRLSASTGTGSERFTLTEPNLRVINPATGQPIGIAFKENTLINPTATQTFNIGPRRNEEDNDVTIDWVGYYAPIEPLDNWKLDTYVTAWGGRWHHFVPTLNPFFEDFDGGKGSLSTFAQRNPIYRIGGGAGAGMSFQVGFLESLIGPTSVSFGYLAGTSNDPCLNGGGQNVDRSIRGCQNSNATNPATGNPYTESDGGNGLFNGNYGGLAQLNANLFDLVNVAFTYVHAYHKPDSPIFGSGIPFGPGEVGTSFANFSRSELNNAFAEGSVGSPGTPTRTFNGNGNNANDPLQVNPFDIGGKVTNSYGGEMTWRIAEWMNFSAFGSFTNVRFLGRGKSAEVWTGGGGFAFPDLFKEGNLLGIFAGVQPYQGGRQRPYLGRTSGFFELPSRNPVTAEVFYRYQLTDNISITPGVIWIANPDQFVNIQGADDEVVGTLRGTFSF; translated from the coding sequence CTGAAGGATTGTCTGACATTGAAATTGCAAAAGGTCAGGATAATCTGTTAGAAAAATTAGAGAATTATAGTCAAGAAGGTCAACTCAATACTAACGACCAAGTGACTAGTGTTAGTGAGCTACGCGATGTAGCTCCTACTGATTGGGCTTATGAAGCATTGAGAAGTCTAGTAGAACGATATGGTTGTATTGTTGGTTATCCTGATCGTACCTTTAGAGGTAACCGTGCAACATCACGTTGGGAATTTGCAGCTGGTTTAAACGCTTGTTTAAACACTATGGAACGCTTAATCCAAGAAAATGTTGCTGTACTAAGAGAAGATATTGAAAAACTCAAACGCTTGATGCAAGAGTTTGAAGCTGAGTTAGCTGCACTAGGCGCTCGAGTTGATAATCTAGAAGGACGTGTATCTTTCTTAGAAGATCATCAATTTTCTACCACTACCAAATTAGTTGGTGAAGTTATTATGGCAGCAACAGCAGCCGGTGGTAGCCGTTCTTCTGAAGATAATCAGGCTGTTCTGCAAGATCGTATCAGATTAAGCTTCAACACTAGTTTTAGTGGAGAGGACTTATTAGTTACTCGTTTATCAGCTAGTACAGGTACAGGTTCTGAACGTTTTACTTTAACTGAACCTAACTTAAGGGTTATTAATCCTGCTACTGGTCAACCAATTGGTATTGCCTTTAAAGAAAATACATTAATCAATCCTACCGCCACTCAAACCTTCAACATTGGTCCTCGACGGAATGAAGAAGACAATGATGTAACTATTGATTGGGTTGGTTATTATGCACCCATTGAACCCTTAGATAACTGGAAACTAGATACTTATGTTACAGCTTGGGGGGGAAGATGGCATCATTTTGTTCCTACATTAAATCCATTTTTTGAAGATTTTGATGGGGGTAAAGGATCCTTAAGTACATTTGCTCAACGTAATCCAATTTATCGAATTGGTGGTGGAGCTGGTGCAGGTATGAGCTTTCAAGTTGGGTTCTTAGAAAGCCTCATTGGTCCTACTTCTGTTAGTTTTGGATATCTTGCTGGAACATCTAATGATCCTTGCCTCAATGGTGGAGGACAAAATGTAGATCGTAGTATCCGCGGATGTCAAAACAGCAATGCTACCAATCCTGCTACTGGTAATCCTTATACAGAAAGCGATGGTGGAAACGGTTTGTTTAACGGTAACTATGGGGGATTGGCACAGCTAAATGCAAACTTATTTGATTTAGTTAATGTTGCTTTCACATATGTTCATGCTTACCATAAACCTGATAGTCCTATTTTCGGGTCTGGTATTCCCTTTGGCCCTGGTGAAGTAGGAACCTCTTTTGCTAACTTCTCTCGTTCTGAATTAAACAATGCTTTTGCTGAAGGCTCTGTAGGTTCTCCTGGTACTCCAACACGAACTTTCAATGGAAACGGCAATAATGCTAATGATCCTTTGCAAGTTAATCCATTTGATATCGGTGGCAAAGTCACTAATAGCTATGGTGGTGAAATGACATGGCGTATTGCTGAATGGATGAATTTTAGTGCATTTGGTTCTTTCACTAATGTTCGTTTTCTTGGCCGTGGAAAGAGTGCTGAAGTTTGGACTGGTGGAGGCGGGTTTGCGTTTCCAGACTTATTCAAAGAAGGTAACTTGTTAGGTATATTTGCTGGTGTTCAGCCTTATCAAGGTGGACGTCAACGTCCTTACTTAGGACGTACAAGTGGCTTTTTCGAATTACCTAGCCGTAACCCTGTAACTGCTGAAGTTTTCTATAGATATCAGCTTACTGATAATATTTCTATTACTCCAGGTGTTATCTGGATTGCAAATCCTGACCAATTTGTTAACATTCAGGGTGCAGACGACGAAGTAGTTGGTACTCTTCGTGGAACATTCTCTTTCTAG